The window GTACGTTGTGGCTGTCTGATTCTATCGGTAATTGAGCTGTGACGATGAAACATGTTCTATGTACTGATCTGTTATGAAACGAGTAAAGTAAAAGTATAAGGTCAAAAGTaaaagttgagatcaagggggagaatgttaggaTGATCTCCACCGTGTGGGCCTAACGACCCACCGGGCCCTTAGAtccgcgccctgatcgggggcgctcaACCCACTATGGTTGACGGGCCCCTGTCACCTGCACTATATATAAAGAGGTGGGGTAGGCGGCTCGAGATACGAGGTTCGTCGCAACGCCGTACACCCCACCTAATcccctaccgatctagggttagtgCAGTGCTGATGGGAAGCGCCGCCACCACTTCGCCCACTACTCTCTGCCATCACCTGACACCGTCACCATGTCACCTGCCACCGtcaccatggccggcaccggTGGCTCCTCGAGCCACAAGGAGAAGGTAATGCCTACCACCACTGTTGCCGGAATCCTAGCCTACCCGATCCAAGAGGTACAACAAGGAAACCTTGCATAGAAAGAACAGAGATATAATATGTCTTTACCATCTCGATAGCATGGACAGTAGTACTGGATCTGGTTGGAGATTGACTCGCATGGGGCACCGGTGACGGAGGCGTAGACATGGACGATGACGGTGCTTCACCAAGGGCAGATGTGTGCGGCTCAGTGGAGAGACTTGTTGTGGAGGTATGTTGGGATGCGGATGAGAGATCGTGAGGGAGGATGGAGGAGAGGTGAAAGTAATGGTATCAGACAATATAAGGCAGAATCGTGAGAGAAAGGAAACTACTATCGCGATAATTGGGGACTCCTGATTGCTATCATCCCCGGATTTTTCTGAGGCCCCAGAATCTTATCTTGTGCTTTTTTTATGCTCACACAAAATTATTGGAGTTATTTTCGTGGTACATTTTATATGCATAAATATTGTGATTGGCCCACCTTCCTTCTGTAACCGTGGGCTTAATTCAGAAAAGGCACACCCTTTTAATATTTGAGAAACTAATTTGTTATGTTTCATTTGAAATTCAGCTGATGTATGGTGGTTGCCTTCTTGTACATGAGCAAGCGACTGCGGGAGATCACGACTTGTTCTTTTGATTTTTTTGGTTCATCACGTGATCCATCAAGCCAGCCAAGGGGGAGATCAGTGAAGAGGTGAAGTAGAAATTGGAATCGGAATAGGAGGCATATCTTGAACTGGTTTGATGCATGTTGGAAGAGGTATTCTCGCCCACTGTGGTTATCCACCAGTTTAGTCTGTTACATGACTTATATTCTTTTATGAATACTGTATGCATTATTCTTTTGATTTGTTTTCTTCTATAAAAAAAGAAAGCATGTGAGCTCGTGTGCTATAGATCCGGGAACGTCCTATTTGCAATATAGTAGTAAAAAACGCCTTTTAACTTCAATATATTCCAGGAATCTCAGTCTTTTGCAGTTTTCGTTACAAATATATCATAGAACATCTCACTTAGGCATTCAAGAATATATTCCAGGAATCTCAGTCTTTTGCAGTTTTCGTTACAAATATATCATAGAGCATCTCACTTGGGCATTCAAGAACATGTTTAACAGAACATAATTTCGAAGGGAAAAATTAGATAGTACAGGATACAGCACAAAGCGTTCCTTATTATGTATGATCTGACCCCATGTCGTAGCATCATTCGACCATGCTCTTCTCTTCCAAATAGGTTTACAAGTTGCACATGTGGAGACCAGTAACCACAGCAAAGCCTTAATTCTCCTGAACAAGAATATTTCTCAAACCTGATCAACAAAAAATGTGAAGtgatgtgcatgacatgagataCGGCTACAAAAATGAAAAGCTTGTAAGGAGCTAGTTTCATAAGCTGGTTTTGAAAGCGAACATAGTATGTGAAAAGAAATAATGGAATAATGCACCTGCCTCATCTATCCAAAACATCTCTGTAGACAATGTTCTTGGTGCTTTTCCCGGATTTATCAACATCCTTGTTTGGCTTGGCCAAAATCCGTGTTGTCTCTCTCGACACTCCTCTTGACAATGCAACATATAGCTGCCCATGTGAGAATACTGGCTCGGGAAGGTAAATGCCGACATTTGGGATGGTCTGACCCTGTGCCTTGTTAATTGTCATGGCAAAACTCAGGCGGATGGGGAACTGTTTTCTCTTAAGTTTGAAAGGAAGTGAGATGTCCTCTGAGGGTGACATAGGGATCCTAGGTATAAACACCCTCTTTCCAGCATGCTGACCACCAACAATCTCCGCATCGATTGCATTATCCTGAAAGGCTCTGATCATAAGCCGTGTTCCATTGCATAGACCATTATGAGGGTCGAGGTTCCGGAGCAGAATGACTGGACAGTTGACCTTTAATTTCAAAACATGCGGGGGCAAGCCATTTGGTGTGATTGAGTTCAAAAAATCAATTGTGTAATTATTCTGCAAGTCATCCTCAATTGAGTCAAAACTATGGTATAACTTTTCTTCGCCTGGAAACCTGGAGATCATTTTGTCATTCAGGTCATCGACATGATCGTTCATGGTTGAATGAATAGCACGTGCACTCATGTACTCTCTCGATCTAGCATTGGCCTGCAAAGATGGGAAGACATCTTCGATGAGCATGTTAATAGCTTTTTCATCCTCGGTATAGCCAATGACAATGTCCTCGGGGAGACGGACATAATCGTCGCCAATTGTCTCTTCAGTTCCATTGCCTATCCTTAGTAGGTACTCTGAGAACCAAGGATCAGCATGTGCCCGCATATTGCGCGTGAGACGTATCTTGTGGGTCTTCTCCCAAAGATAGGATCTCAAAAGTGTAGCATCCGTTATCTGTGCTCTTGTCCCACGTGTCACAACGGGTAGGACCTGCCTGAAATCACCACCAAAGACAACAACCTTTCCTCCAAATGGCAAAGAACATTCCATTATATCCTGTAGTGATCTATCAAGCGTCTCACCTGCTTGTCGTTTTGTCATAGCGACCTCGTCCCAAATTATCAGGGACGCCTGTCTAAGCAACTCCGCTGTACCACTCTGTTTTGTGAAACCGCACATACTGTTGTCAGTGAGCTTGATTGGAATTTTGAACCGGGAGTGTGCTGTGCGTCCTCCAGGCATTATCGACGCTGCAATACCAGATGTAGCAGTTGCGATCGCGATTTCGCCCATGGAACGCACCTTTGCTAGCAATGCCTTGTACAAGTACGTCTTCCTAGTTCCTCCTGGACCATCAACAAAGAATATCTGGCTTTTTTTGTTCATCACATGATCCATTATGTCATTGAAACCAGCTAGCTGCTCATGGTTCAAACTGCTAAATAGATCTAGATGTTCTGTGTCCGCGGTGATTTGCCTCTCCTCTGTTACCTCTCTGTATTCACTGTCATAAGAACCATCGGTCTCAACCAGATCTGGAAGTCCATAGCTCTTAATATCCTTTCCCATGGATTGCAACATATCCCTAATATCTCGAAGGACCATCTGCGCAAGTACCGACTCATTGGATTCATTACGACTGTAGTCCTCACACATTGATGGTAGATGTTTATCCCACAATTTTCGGATTTCTGTTGCCTCGCAAAATACCAATATAGTTGCAAACAACCGTCTTAGGGCAGAAGGCATCTGAAATGTGGCTGCCTCTGTCATGCAATCATCAAGAGTCTTGTCGTGCTCAATGAGGCCTAAGTGCTCACATGCCTCTCTGAAGGAAGTGCATAGGTTGCCATTTATTGTTTTTAAATCATCAAAAGAAGTGGCACCTCGAACATGACATAGCAGCACACGCAAGTAGTACCTCTCTCCTTCAGCAGGGTGTGCATACACAAGTCTTCCAATCTGTGATCTGTTatttcttctcttctgccacttcTTTTTTCCAGCTATCCATCTATAATGCTCTGGAAACTCTCTGTACAACAATTTCTGTGCTTGCGGATTCCTCCGGTTCATCTCAAAGTACTCGGTAAGCATGGACCTGGATGAAGATGGTCGAGCGACAACATCTTCTAGATTTTCACCAGCTTTAAATGCAATTGTATGCATGTTCGGCAAATGAAGCTGGAGCTGCAGCACTGATGGACTGACACCAAACATTTTGAAACCAAAAATCCTGTAAATAGCCTCTGGAGGAGATACGTAGCGTGCATCCCTATATTGTCGGATTTCATTGATGATTCCACCATCATTGATTATGTCCTGCTCGAATGCAAAGGACGTCCGATCATGGCCTTTATAGATGTACTTGAACAAATACTTGACTGCATTGATGCTCGAGCATGCTTCCACATTAATGTGGCAGTTGTATCGCATAAGCAAAGAAGGGTTGTAAGGGACCACCCATCTATTGTCCAAATTCGCTCCTCTGATCCTAACTCCACGCCCATCGTCCCTCCTCCGATAGATGGGATAAGAGTCTTTCCCTTGTTGTGTGGCATCACAAAAATCTCGCGGATAATGAAACCTACACTGTCCCTCAATCATGCAAGGACAACTCTTTTTCAACTCACCACAGGGTCCGTGCAGCATGTGTTTGACGACCAGGTCATGCAGAACGGGGTGTTTCTCTTTGTCAGGTATCTCTGCGGATATCACCCGATCATAGTCATCTGGGGATGCTAACTTGCTATTTGTTTTCATGATTAAAAGTATATGCTCATGAGGAAGGCCTCGTTTCTGAAACTCGGTGACATGTACATAAGCTGCAACTTCTCCGAAATGCTTACCCTTACTTAGCAAGTCCATCATATCTCGTTGTTTAGCCTTGTATACTCTTGTCACAAGGTCTGGACGGTCTTGTGGCAGTTGTCCAGGCATCAGATTATGGGTTATCTCCTCCCAATAGGGATTGCAAGTCATCGTGATAAAATAATCCGGTTTACCCCACCGTTGGACTATTGCCATCGCATCCAGCAACCTCCGCTGCATGTCGCGATCACCACCAGGAAACGTACGTGGAAGCACGATTCTCTTGCCAATTCGATCACCGCGTGACTCGCCGGCAACGATGGTGTCAACAAGACCCTGGAAGAGTATACAAGGTTATGGAAAAGGCATGATTTTCAAAATGTTCTTGTATTACGATGTATTGGAATAAACAAAAGCACCATACCTGATAGAGATCAGCTCGTATAACCTTTTGATTTTCTGGCTTTGAGTACCAGTCCAACCTCATAGTCTCAATCTTGATATACATATCAACCGCCCACTGTTGGAAAAGGCGCCCACCAAACAAGATGATGTTAAAAAGCTTCTTCCTGACCTGTAGCTTGAAGCAGTAGTACtcccttgcactaacaaattTCCTGGATTGTGTTGCATTGACCTCATTGTCACCAAAATCCTCATCTTGGATATCCTCATTATCATCTACAATATTGAACATAAATACCAGTAGACTGGCTGGACTCATAATGACTGACAACATAAGATTTGCTTAAGAATATAAGCAATGATGACTGGTACCTGCATGTAGATCAGTCACTTGGCCTTCATCTGGCATAAAATTGCCAACTTGTTCCCTTTCATTAATTAAATTATCATCTGTTTGATAGGCGAACCAATTCATAAGTTTCATATTCATTTTTTATTCACAAAGATAGCAAGTATATAAAAACAATTTAATAATGAACACCATACATGTATGTAAACCAGTGACCCGGTCTTCATCTGGCACAAAGGTGCCAACTCGTTCCCTTCCATTAATCAAGTTTTCATCTGTTTGATAGGTGAACGAAGTCAAATGTTTTTATTATTCTTCTTAAAGATAGTAAGTAGATAACAAATTAATAATGAACATCATACCTGTATGTAAATCAGAGGTGCGGTTTTCTTGCGGTCCAGAATTATGCGCTCGAAATTGGGTGGTGTCATCGGGGGCCTGAACATACGGCATCCAACGATTCCACCCAGTCTCCCCACGTGGGAAAAACAGTGGATATGACAATGGGTCATAGCACCCATAGTACGCTCTAATATAGAGTGATCGGTCTCCTTTTTTGGCATGCACGACAACACTCCTGTCAAAACAGTTTTGTGGGTCGCTCCCTTCAACCCATATCGCTGCCACCTGAGAAGTCGTTGGGGCATTGTACCTACGTTGATCCAACTTGATATCTGTGTTTAG is drawn from Aegilops tauschii subsp. strangulata cultivar AL8/78 chromosome 1, Aet v6.0, whole genome shotgun sequence and contains these coding sequences:
- the LOC123497005 gene encoding uncharacterized protein, whose product is MSPGFDTVGMPSAQSAITQQRHTPIVEGIPVDVVMSDQTPLHGPCSLKTPYTVISNKENVNNMNSAIESSQLTVLRPPLQAYRCSSSYGNDHDDDAYGILEPDGNTTNMDDCLGVENLIETEYVEPDEEARMFAHQDVDFESYRVERRHTDGTPTNDPDDRAYINLPKNHHVLRKVRDCLHCGALRFQYEGPAFCCRKGKVDLFTPEVPDELKRLFTSQRDDDAKHFRDNIRYFNSHFSFTSLGVTLDRRVSTAAGTGVYTFRACRGLYHALDELVPADNGPRHLQLYIYDTDHNLVHRTNRSSDLDIDLIRKILGILEQNPYAQAFKSLGSVPNLDEYKISLNTDIKLDQHDNLINEREQVGNFMPDEGQVTDLHADDNEDIQDEDFGDNEVNATQSRKFVSAREYYCFKLQVRKKLFNIILFGGRLFQQWAVDMYIKIETMRLDWYSKPENQKVIRADLYQGLVDTIVAGESRGDRIGKRIVLPRTFPGGDRDMQRRLLDAMAIVQRWGKPDYFITMTCNPYWEEITHNLMPGQLPQDRPDLVTRVYKAKQRDMMDLLSKGKHFGEVAAYVHVTEFQKRGLPHEHILLIMKTNSKLASPDDYDRVISAEIPDKEKHPVLHDLVVKHMLHGPCGELKKSCPCMIEGQCRFHYPRDFCDATQQGKDSYPIYRRRDDGRGVRIRGANLDNRWVVPYNPSLLMRYNCHINVEACSSINAVKYLFKYIYKGHDRTSFAFEQDIINDGGIINEIRQYRDARYVSPPEAIYRIFGFKMFGVSPSVLQLQLHLPNMHTIAFKAGENLEDVVARPSSSRSMLTEYFEMNRRNPQAQKLLYREFPEHYRWIAGKKKWQKRRNNRSQIGRLVYAHPAEGERYYLRVLLCHVRGATSFDDLKTINGNLCTSFREACEHLGLIEHDKTLDDCMTEAATFQMPSALRRLFATILVFCEATEIRKLWDKHLPSMCEDYSRNESNESVLAQMVLRDIRDMLQSMGKDIKSYGLPDLVETDGSYDSEYREVTEERQITADTEHLDLFSSLNHEQLAGFNDIMDHVMNKKSQIFFVDGPGGTRKTYLYKALLAKVRSMGEIAIATATSGIAASIMPGGRTAHSRFKIPIKLTDNSMCGFTKQSGTAELLRQASLIIWDEVAMTKRQAGETLDRSLQDIMECSLPFGGKVVVFGGDFRQVLPVVTRGTRAQITDATLLRSYLWEKTHKIRLTRNMRAHADPWFSEYLLRIGNGTEETIGDDYVRLPEDIVIGYTEDEKAINMLIEDVFPSLQANARSREYMSARAIHSTMNDHVDDLNDKMISRFPGEEKLYHSFDSIEDDLQNNYTIDFLNSITPNGLPPHVLKLKVNCPVILLRNLDPHNGLCNGTRLMIRAFQDNAIDAEIVGGQHAGKRVFIPRIPMSPSEDISLPFKLKRKQFPIRLSFAMTINKAQGQTIPNVGIYLPEPVFSHGQLYVALSRGVSRETTRILAKPNKDVDKSGKSTKNIVYRDVLDR